The following proteins come from a genomic window of Pseudomonas sp. J452:
- the greB gene encoding transcription elongation factor GreB: protein MSRYRPPRTAGTALITPEGEARLRAELHELWHVRRPQVTQSVSEAAAQGDRSENAEYTYGKKMLREIDSRVRFLTKRLESLKVVDSRPADPNKVYFGAWVTLEDDNGDETRYRIVGPDELDLKQGLISIDSPLARALIGKALDAEVRVQAPGGEQTFYITAIDYP from the coding sequence ATGAGCCGTTACCGCCCGCCGCGCACCGCCGGCACTGCCCTGATCACCCCGGAAGGTGAAGCGCGCCTGCGTGCAGAACTGCACGAGCTCTGGCATGTGCGTCGTCCCCAGGTGACCCAGTCGGTCAGCGAGGCGGCGGCTCAGGGCGACCGCTCGGAAAATGCCGAGTACACCTACGGCAAGAAGATGCTGCGGGAAATCGACAGTCGCGTGCGCTTCCTGACCAAGCGTCTGGAAAGCCTCAAGGTGGTCGACAGCCGCCCTGCCGACCCGAACAAGGTCTACTTCGGCGCCTGGGTGACCCTGGAAGATGACAATGGCGACGAGACCCGCTATCGCATCGTCGGCCCGGACGAACTGGACCTCAAGCAGGGACTGATCAGCATCGACTCGCCGCTGGCCCGAGCACTGATTGGCAAGGCGCTGGATGCCGAAGTGCGGGTACAGGCACCGGGCGGCGAGCAGACCTTCTATATCACCGCGATCGACTATCCCTAG
- a CDS encoding arylesterase has product MRAWWVSGAAALLLLAQVLWPQGAMAGSVLVVGDSISAAFGMDTRQGWVALLEKRLAEAGFPQSVVNASISGDTSAGGLARLPTLLAQHQPELVIIELGGNDGLRGQAPAQLQQNLAVMVDRSRAAGAKVLLLGMQLPPNYGQRYTRAFAAVYANLAAEKQVPLVPLFLEGVGGVAGMMQADGIHPTVSAQQRLLDNVWPQLQPLL; this is encoded by the coding sequence ATGCGTGCATGGTGGGTAAGCGGTGCTGCTGCACTACTGTTGTTGGCCCAGGTGTTGTGGCCCCAGGGCGCCATGGCCGGCAGCGTGCTGGTCGTGGGCGATAGTATCAGCGCCGCTTTTGGCATGGATACCCGTCAGGGCTGGGTTGCCCTGCTGGAAAAGCGCCTGGCCGAGGCTGGTTTCCCGCAGTCAGTGGTCAACGCTTCCATCAGCGGTGATACCAGTGCTGGCGGCCTCGCGCGCCTGCCCACGCTGCTTGCACAGCATCAGCCGGAGCTGGTGATTATCGAGTTGGGCGGCAACGATGGACTGCGTGGACAGGCGCCGGCGCAATTGCAACAGAATCTTGCGGTGATGGTCGATCGCTCGCGTGCAGCCGGGGCCAAGGTGCTGCTGCTAGGCATGCAATTACCACCTAATTACGGGCAGCGTTATACGCGAGCCTTTGCCGCGGTCTACGCCAATCTGGCAGCGGAAAAACAGGTGCCGCTGGTACCGCTCTTCCTCGAGGGCGTTGGTGGTGTGGCCGGAATGATGCAGGCCGATGGCATCCACCCGACCGTGAGCGCCCAGCAACGCCTGCTGGATAACGTCTGGCCACAGCTGCAACCCTTGCTCTGA
- a CDS encoding class I SAM-dependent methyltransferase has product MNCPRPHLYFSSLPRTAVNRHPHVLLVGSHQPRLLKSLEGWPKHWPRARNFLIKFASPDAEALAQLPSNGFDLVVVGGEAQPVNAELIEQLVRVARQGLISLR; this is encoded by the coding sequence ATGAATTGCCCGCGCCCTCATCTGTATTTTTCCTCCCTGCCGCGTACCGCGGTCAACCGTCATCCGCATGTGCTGCTGGTCGGCAGCCATCAACCGCGTCTGCTCAAGAGCCTCGAAGGCTGGCCCAAACATTGGCCGAGAGCGCGTAATTTTCTCATCAAGTTCGCCTCGCCAGACGCCGAAGCATTGGCGCAGTTACCCAGCAACGGCTTCGATCTGGTGGTGGTCGGTGGCGAGGCGCAACCGGTGAATGCCGAGCTGATCGAACAACTGGTACGGGTCGCCCGCCAGGGCCTGATCAGCCTGCGCTGA
- a CDS encoding lipase secretion chaperone, which yields MNRKLLFAAPLVVGGSIALTLYLNPATDLPTPANTPATSTAVSQPAATIDSNTQAAPTSTQDNAPYALPPSFSGTTVDGQFRVDSAGNLLISEDIRRIFDYFLSALGEDSLQHSVKRLQTYITSQLAMPAREQALVLLEQYLQYKQQLVQLEKDLPQMASVDAMRQREQAVQALRASLFSAEAHQVFFGNEEAYNQFTLQRLAIRHDQSLSDDEKAAALDQLRNGLPESMQELIVPQLQTELRQQTSALQAQGASPQQIQQLRLQLVGAEATARLEALDQRRQQWAQRLNDYRREKALIEANNGLSSSDKAAAIDSLAAERFDEQERLRLAAAEELASARE from the coding sequence GTGAATCGAAAACTGCTATTTGCCGCCCCCCTGGTAGTCGGAGGCAGTATTGCACTGACGCTCTACCTGAACCCCGCCACCGACCTCCCGACACCGGCCAATACACCTGCGACGTCGACAGCCGTTAGCCAACCTGCGGCGACGATCGACAGCAACACGCAAGCTGCGCCAACCAGCACCCAGGACAATGCACCCTATGCCCTGCCCCCTTCCTTCAGCGGCACCACAGTAGACGGCCAGTTTCGCGTCGACAGCGCCGGCAACCTGCTGATCAGCGAGGATATCCGGCGGATATTCGACTACTTCCTCAGTGCCCTGGGTGAAGACTCGCTGCAGCACAGCGTCAAACGCCTGCAGACCTACATCACCAGCCAGCTGGCAATGCCCGCCCGTGAACAGGCGCTGGTCCTCCTGGAACAGTACCTGCAGTACAAGCAGCAACTGGTCCAGCTGGAAAAGGACCTGCCGCAGATGGCCAGCGTGGATGCCATGCGCCAGCGCGAGCAGGCCGTCCAGGCCCTGCGCGCTTCGCTGTTCAGCGCCGAGGCGCATCAGGTGTTCTTCGGCAACGAAGAGGCCTACAACCAGTTCACCCTGCAGCGCCTGGCCATCCGCCATGACCAGAGCCTGAGCGATGACGAGAAAGCTGCAGCCCTCGACCAGTTGCGCAATGGCTTGCCGGAGTCCATGCAGGAGCTGATCGTGCCGCAGTTGCAGACCGAGCTGCGCCAGCAGACGTCAGCCTTGCAGGCGCAAGGTGCCAGCCCGCAGCAGATCCAGCAGCTGCGCCTGCAACTGGTCGGTGCCGAAGCCACCGCACGCCTGGAGGCGCTCGACCAGCGCCGCCAGCAGTGGGCGCAGCGCCTCAACGACTATCGCCGCGAGAAGGCGCTGATCGAAGCCAACAACGGCCTCAGCAGCAGCGACAAGGCGGCAGCCATCGACAGCCTGGCTGCAGAACGCTTCGACGAGCAAGAGCGCCTGCGCCTGGCCGCAGCCGAAGAGCTGGCCAGCGCCCGCGAATAG
- a CDS encoding DoxX family protein, with protein sequence MNALIKTALSTQAGYGITLLRIVTGLTFAAHGAQKLFGWFGGYGLDGVAQWMESIGITPGYLMAALAGSAEFFGGLALVVGLLVRPAAISLLVAMLVAIFSVHWVNGFFMSANGYEYAMILALISATLVIEGAGKLSLDRRIAG encoded by the coding sequence ATGAACGCACTGATCAAAACCGCTCTCTCCACCCAAGCCGGTTACGGCATCACCCTGCTGCGCATCGTCACCGGTCTGACCTTCGCCGCTCACGGCGCCCAGAAGCTGTTTGGTTGGTTTGGCGGCTACGGCCTGGACGGCGTGGCTCAGTGGATGGAAAGCATCGGCATCACCCCCGGCTACCTGATGGCAGCCCTGGCTGGCAGCGCCGAGTTCTTCGGTGGCCTGGCCCTGGTGGTCGGCCTGCTGGTACGCCCGGCCGCGATCTCCCTGCTGGTTGCCATGCTGGTCGCGATCTTCAGCGTGCACTGGGTCAATGGCTTCTTCATGAGCGCCAATGGCTATGAGTACGCGATGATCCTGGCGCTGATCAGTGCCACCCTGGTCATCGAAGGGGCCGGCAAGCTGTCGCTGGATCGCCGCATCGCCGGTTGA
- a CDS encoding transglycosylase SLT domain-containing protein translates to MTRALLLLFCCLVWLPMPVQARLASSPAEVRGTDLPLRDLAEVRKSGELRVLVNQSRNSSGEVKGQAIGVERHRLRAFEQYLNGNARDGRNLRLKIIPLPKDQLLAALQKGQGDLVAPGELLAPHTGRRVTASAPIRQDVAIVVVGNRGNRHYRKLEDMAGRSLVLPAGSAVGEALREVNQRLAERKQPPIVVEWADPSLAVEDVLEMVQAGIYPWTAVELPIAERWSKVLPRLRIERHLLVGQKADMSWFVRRDALMLRASIDRFLASYRQPADQDATFQRVYRRMYKVRNPLTGNDRQRLEKVRQVLQKHGQQQDLDWLRLAAVAYKESTLNPAARGASGATGLMQITPAAARSVGVGNIHALDSNVLAATRYMARIRREFFSSRQIAEEERMAFVLAAYNMGPQRVQSLRAEARRRGLDPNRWFFQVERIAMEQLGMGVVSYVSSVNKYYLAYDRERYLIEPQGQKVSTRK, encoded by the coding sequence ATGACCCGCGCGCTACTGCTTCTGTTCTGCTGCCTGGTCTGGCTGCCCATGCCTGTCCAGGCGCGTCTGGCCAGCTCGCCGGCCGAGGTGCGTGGCACTGATCTGCCGCTGCGCGATCTGGCCGAGGTGCGCAAGAGTGGCGAGTTGCGCGTGCTGGTCAACCAGAGCCGCAACAGCTCCGGTGAGGTGAAGGGCCAGGCGATAGGCGTCGAGCGCCATCGCCTGCGCGCCTTCGAGCAATACCTCAATGGCAATGCCCGTGACGGCCGCAACCTGCGCCTGAAGATCATCCCGTTGCCCAAGGATCAACTGCTCGCAGCCTTGCAGAAGGGCCAGGGTGATCTGGTTGCGCCGGGAGAATTGCTGGCCCCACATACCGGGCGCAGGGTCACTGCCAGTGCGCCGATCCGCCAGGATGTGGCGATTGTGGTGGTGGGGAACCGCGGCAATCGTCATTACCGCAAACTCGAGGACATGGCCGGGCGCAGCCTGGTTCTGCCGGCGGGCAGTGCCGTTGGCGAAGCCCTGCGCGAGGTGAACCAGCGCCTGGCCGAACGCAAGCAGCCGCCGATCGTGGTCGAGTGGGCTGATCCCAGTCTCGCCGTGGAGGATGTGCTGGAGATGGTCCAGGCCGGCATCTACCCCTGGACAGCCGTAGAGCTGCCGATTGCCGAGCGCTGGAGCAAGGTGTTGCCCAGATTGCGTATCGAGAGGCATCTGCTGGTGGGGCAGAAGGCTGACATGAGCTGGTTCGTGCGTCGCGATGCTCTGATGCTGCGCGCCAGTATCGATCGGTTCCTGGCCAGCTACCGCCAGCCGGCCGACCAGGACGCCACCTTCCAGCGCGTCTACCGCCGTATGTACAAAGTGCGTAACCCACTCACGGGTAATGATCGCCAGCGTCTGGAGAAGGTCCGTCAGGTGCTGCAGAAACACGGCCAGCAGCAGGATCTCGACTGGTTGCGGCTGGCTGCGGTGGCCTACAAGGAGTCCACCCTCAATCCGGCGGCGCGCGGAGCATCAGGTGCCACCGGCCTGATGCAGATCACCCCGGCAGCGGCGCGCAGCGTCGGGGTTGGCAATATCCATGCGCTGGACAGCAATGTCCTGGCTGCCACCCGTTACATGGCGCGCATCCGCCGCGAGTTCTTCTCCAGCCGGCAGATCGCCGAGGAAGAGCGCATGGCCTTTGTCCTGGCCGCCTACAACATGGGCCCGCAGCGGGTGCAAAGCCTGCGTGCCGAGGCGCGGCGCCGGGGGCTGGACCCCAATCGCTGGTTCTTCCAGGTCGAGCGTATCGCCATGGAGCAGCTGGGCATGGGCGTGGTCAGCTACGTGAGCAGCGTGAACAAGTACTACCTGGCCTATGACCGCGAGCGCTATCTGATCGAGCCGCAAGGGCAAAAAGTGAGTACGCGGAAATGA
- a CDS encoding L,D-transpeptidase family protein, which produces MLSRVPAVARNLTLASFCLAGPVAALELPLPAPGDDIVGQVQVIKAKYEDTFADLGVANDLGYLEMVVANPGVDPWLPGEGAEIVLPTRFILPPGPREGIVINLAEYRMYYFPKGQNVVHTFPLGIGREGWGSPIAHTTITGKVPNPGWSPPASIRAEHAADGDPLPAYVPPGPNNPLGPFKFTLGTPGYLIHGSNKKFGIGMRVSHGCFRMLNHNVLELAKMAPVGTSVRIVNEPYKFGMSNGKVYLEAHAPLDDNGVPSVVDKHTAVINALLKRDEVAGQMRLDWEVVREVVAAEDGMPIEIAVPQQGQGSLADNAAQVQL; this is translated from the coding sequence ATGTTGTCGCGCGTTCCTGCCGTCGCCCGTAACCTGACTCTCGCCAGTTTTTGCCTGGCGGGCCCCGTAGCAGCCCTGGAGCTGCCGCTTCCTGCTCCAGGCGATGACATCGTCGGCCAGGTGCAGGTGATCAAAGCCAAGTACGAAGACACCTTCGCGGATCTGGGCGTGGCCAATGATCTGGGCTACCTGGAAATGGTCGTAGCCAACCCGGGCGTCGACCCCTGGTTGCCGGGTGAGGGTGCTGAAATCGTGCTGCCGACCCGCTTCATCCTGCCGCCAGGCCCGCGCGAGGGCATCGTGATCAACCTGGCCGAGTACCGCATGTACTACTTCCCGAAAGGGCAGAATGTGGTGCACACCTTCCCGTTGGGTATTGGCCGCGAGGGCTGGGGCTCGCCGATCGCGCACACCACCATTACCGGCAAGGTGCCGAATCCGGGCTGGTCGCCGCCAGCCTCGATCCGCGCCGAGCACGCCGCCGACGGTGATCCGCTGCCAGCCTATGTGCCGCCAGGCCCGAACAACCCGCTGGGGCCGTTCAAGTTCACCCTGGGTACTCCGGGCTACCTGATCCATGGTTCCAACAAGAAGTTCGGCATTGGCATGCGCGTCAGCCACGGCTGCTTCCGCATGCTCAACCACAACGTGCTGGAACTGGCCAAGATGGCGCCGGTAGGCACCTCGGTGCGCATCGTCAACGAGCCGTACAAATTCGGTATGAGCAATGGCAAGGTCTACCTGGAGGCCCATGCCCCGCTGGATGATAACGGCGTGCCTTCGGTGGTGGACAAGCACACGGCTGTGATCAATGCGCTGCTCAAGCGCGATGAGGTCGCCGGGCAGATGCGTCTGGATTGGGAAGTGGTGCGCGAGGTGGTGGCTGCCGAAGATGGTATGCCGATCGAGATCGCCGTACCGCAGCAAGGCCAGGGTTCACTGGCGGACAATGCTGCACAGGTTCAGCTCTGA
- the oprI gene encoding outer membrane lipoprotei OprI produces the protein MNNVLKFSALALAAVLATGCSSMSKETEARLTATEDAAARAQARADEAYRKADEALAAAQKAQQTADEANERALRMLEKASRK, from the coding sequence ATGAACAACGTTCTGAAATTCTCTGCTCTGGCCTTGGCAGCAGTTCTGGCTACCGGTTGCAGCAGCATGTCCAAAGAAACTGAAGCCCGTCTGACCGCTACCGAAGACGCCGCTGCCCGTGCTCAAGCTCGTGCTGACGAAGCCTACCGTAAGGCTGATGAAGCTCTGGCCGCTGCTCAGAAGGCTCAGCAGACTGCTGACGAAGCCAACGAGCGCGCTCTGCGCATGCTGGAAAAAGCTAGCCGCAAGTAA
- a CDS encoding ABC transporter permease, translating into MRALPLSRLFALAVRQLLRDARSGELRVLFFALLIAVASSTAIGYFSARLNGAMLLRATEFLGADLLLSGSAPATAEQIEAGRQLGLDHAQVVEFSSVIATDQGIQLASVKAASAGYPLRGELKSAAAPYQPEQPGTGPGPGEAWAEARLFAALDLKIGQSIEVGNLPLRLTRVLTYEPDRAGDFYSLTPRVLMHLDDLPATGVVQPGSRVRYRELWRGDEQALQRYQDGLQAGLAAHQSIEDARSGNRQIGGALGRAERYLNLASLAAVLLAGVAVALSAARFAARRFDSSALLRCLGLSRREALSLFALQLALLGLLACIAGAVLGWAGQLILFKLLAGLLPSGVPPGGALPALAGMATGLVALAGFALPPLAALGRVPPLRVLRRDLLPVPPSSWLVYGAALLALGLIMWRLSLDLKLTLALLGGGLLTTLLLGGLLLLTLRSLRRLLARASLPWRLGLGQLLRYPLAAAGQALAFGLILLAMALIALLRGELLDTWQDQLPEQAPNHFALNVLPAEKEAFAARLAEISPQPAPLYPIIAGRLTEINGAAVKQIVSKDSTGDRAVRRDLSLTWSAELPSGNELVAGQWWTTDTTGPVPGVSVESELAESLQLQLGDLLTFDVGGLQRQARVSSLRKVEWDSFQPNFYMIFEPGTLQDLPATYLTSFYLPPNSEQQLVELARAFPAATLLQVEALLAQLRSILAQVTLAVEYVLLFVLAAGLTVLFAGLQSTLDERIRQGALLRALGAERRLLIAARRTEFALLGATSGVLAALGCELVSLLLYRFVLDLPWQPHAWLLLLPLIGALLVGTAGVLGTRRALNVSPLAVLRDT; encoded by the coding sequence ATGCGCGCCCTGCCGCTGTCACGCCTGTTCGCCCTGGCCGTGCGCCAGTTGCTGCGCGATGCCCGTTCCGGCGAGCTGCGCGTGCTGTTCTTCGCCCTGCTGATCGCCGTGGCCTCCAGCACTGCCATCGGTTATTTCAGCGCGCGCCTGAATGGCGCCATGCTGCTGCGTGCCACCGAGTTTCTCGGTGCCGATCTGTTGCTCTCCGGCAGTGCGCCGGCTACGGCCGAACAGATCGAAGCCGGCCGCCAACTGGGCCTGGACCATGCGCAAGTGGTCGAATTCTCCAGCGTGATCGCCACCGATCAGGGCATCCAGCTGGCCAGCGTCAAGGCCGCCAGCGCCGGCTATCCGCTGCGCGGCGAGCTGAAAAGCGCAGCGGCGCCCTATCAGCCCGAACAGCCCGGTACAGGACCGGGGCCCGGCGAAGCCTGGGCGGAGGCCCGGCTGTTTGCCGCGCTGGACCTGAAGATCGGCCAATCGATTGAAGTCGGCAACCTGCCACTGCGCCTGACCCGCGTACTGACCTACGAACCGGATCGCGCCGGCGATTTCTACAGCCTCACCCCGCGGGTACTGATGCACCTGGACGATCTGCCCGCCACCGGCGTTGTGCAGCCCGGCAGCCGAGTGCGCTACCGCGAATTGTGGCGCGGCGACGAGCAAGCCCTGCAGCGCTACCAGGATGGCTTGCAAGCTGGCCTGGCGGCGCACCAAAGCATTGAGGATGCGCGCTCCGGCAACCGCCAGATCGGTGGCGCACTGGGCCGTGCCGAACGCTACCTGAACCTGGCCAGCCTGGCTGCCGTGCTGCTTGCCGGTGTTGCTGTCGCCTTGTCGGCTGCGCGTTTCGCGGCCCGGCGCTTCGATAGCAGCGCACTGTTGCGCTGTCTGGGCTTGTCACGCCGCGAAGCCCTGAGCCTGTTCGCCTTGCAGCTAGCGCTGCTCGGTCTGCTGGCCTGCATCGCTGGCGCAGTGCTCGGCTGGGCTGGCCAACTGATCCTGTTCAAGCTGCTCGCGGGTCTGCTGCCGTCCGGCGTACCGCCTGGTGGCGCCCTGCCCGCCCTGGCCGGCATGGCCACCGGTTTGGTGGCATTGGCCGGTTTTGCCCTGCCGCCGCTGGCCGCCCTGGGGCGCGTGCCGCCATTACGGGTACTACGCCGCGATCTGCTGCCGGTACCACCGAGTTCCTGGCTGGTCTATGGTGCGGCGCTGCTGGCCCTGGGCCTGATCATGTGGCGCCTGAGCCTGGACCTGAAACTGACCCTGGCCCTGCTCGGTGGCGGCTTACTCACCACCCTGCTGCTGGGCGGCCTGTTGCTGCTCACGCTGCGCAGCCTGCGCCGCTTGCTGGCGCGTGCCTCATTGCCCTGGCGTCTGGGTCTGGGCCAGTTGCTGCGTTACCCGCTGGCCGCCGCGGGGCAGGCACTGGCATTCGGCCTGATCCTCCTGGCCATGGCGCTGATCGCCCTGCTGCGTGGCGAGTTGCTGGATACCTGGCAGGACCAGTTGCCCGAACAAGCGCCCAATCACTTCGCCCTCAATGTGCTGCCAGCGGAAAAGGAGGCCTTCGCCGCGCGTTTGGCCGAGATCTCGCCGCAGCCAGCCCCGCTCTATCCAATAATTGCTGGGCGCCTGACCGAGATCAACGGCGCGGCGGTCAAACAGATCGTCAGCAAGGACAGCACCGGCGACCGCGCGGTAAGACGTGACCTGAGCCTGACCTGGTCGGCTGAACTGCCGAGCGGCAACGAACTGGTCGCCGGCCAGTGGTGGACGACTGACACGACCGGGCCAGTGCCGGGCGTCTCGGTGGAGTCCGAGTTGGCCGAAAGCCTGCAACTGCAGCTCGGCGACCTGCTCACCTTCGATGTCGGCGGCCTGCAACGCCAGGCCCGTGTCAGCAGCCTGCGCAAGGTCGAATGGGACAGCTTCCAGCCGAACTTCTACATGATCTTCGAGCCCGGCACCCTGCAGGACCTGCCTGCCACCTACCTGACCAGCTTCTACCTGCCGCCCAACAGCGAGCAGCAACTGGTGGAGCTGGCGCGCGCCTTTCCGGCGGCCACCCTGCTGCAGGTCGAAGCACTCCTGGCGCAACTGCGCAGCATCCTGGCCCAGGTCACCCTGGCCGTGGAGTACGTCTTGCTGTTCGTCCTGGCGGCGGGCCTGACCGTGCTGTTCGCTGGCCTGCAATCCACTCTGGATGAACGCATCCGCCAAGGAGCCCTGCTCCGCGCCCTGGGCGCCGAACGCCGCCTGCTTATCGCCGCGCGGCGCACCGAGTTCGCCCTGCTCGGCGCCACCAGCGGCGTGCTGGCTGCGCTCGGCTGCGAACTGGTGAGCCTGCTGCTGTACCGCTTCGTCCTCGATCTACCCTGGCAGCCACATGCCTGGCTGCTGCTATTGCCGTTGATTGGCGCACTGCTGGTGGGGACTGCCGGTGTACTCGGTACCCGCCGTGCCCTCAACGTCAGCCCTTTGGCCGTACTTCGCGATACATGA
- a CDS encoding triacylglycerol lipase, translated as MNNKKTLLALCIGTGILLSGQAEAGLFGSTGYTKTKYPVVLAHGMLGFDSILGIDYWYGIPSSLRSDGASVYVTEVSQLNTSELRGEELLEQVEEIAAISGKGKVNLIGHSHGGPTIRYVAAVRPDLIASATSVGAPHKGSDTADFIRQIPPGSAGEVIVAGIVNGLGALINFLSGSSSTSPQNALGALESLNSQGAAAFNAKYPQAIPTSACGEGAYKVNGVSYYSWSGSSPLTNFLDISDVLMGASALTFDEANDGLVGTCSSHMGKVIRDNYRMNHLDEVNQTFGLTSLFETDPVTVYRQHANRLKNAGL; from the coding sequence ATGAATAATAAGAAGACCCTGCTCGCCCTCTGCATCGGAACCGGAATCCTCCTGTCCGGCCAGGCCGAGGCCGGCCTGTTCGGCTCCACCGGCTACACCAAGACCAAGTACCCGGTCGTCCTGGCTCACGGCATGCTGGGCTTCGACAGCATTCTCGGTATCGACTACTGGTACGGCATCCCCTCGTCGCTGCGCTCCGATGGCGCCAGTGTCTATGTCACCGAAGTCAGCCAGCTGAACACCTCCGAACTGCGTGGCGAAGAGCTGCTGGAACAGGTCGAGGAAATCGCTGCCATCAGTGGCAAGGGCAAGGTCAACCTGATTGGTCACAGCCATGGCGGCCCGACCATTCGCTACGTCGCTGCCGTACGCCCGGATCTGATCGCCTCGGCCACCAGCGTCGGCGCGCCGCACAAAGGCTCCGACACGGCCGACTTCATTCGCCAGATCCCACCAGGTTCGGCCGGTGAAGTGATTGTTGCCGGTATCGTCAACGGCCTCGGTGCACTGATCAATTTCCTCTCGGGCAGCTCCAGCACTTCGCCGCAGAACGCCCTGGGTGCCCTGGAATCGCTGAACAGCCAGGGCGCAGCGGCCTTCAACGCCAAGTACCCGCAAGCCATCCCGACCAGTGCCTGCGGCGAAGGCGCCTACAAGGTCAACGGCGTCAGCTACTACTCCTGGAGCGGCAGCAGCCCGCTGACCAACTTCCTCGACATCAGCGATGTGCTGATGGGCGCTTCCGCACTGACCTTCGACGAAGCCAACGACGGCCTGGTCGGCACCTGCAGCTCGCACATGGGCAAGGTGATCCGCGACAACTACCGGATGAACCACCTCGACGAGGTCAACCAGACCTTCGGCCTCACCAGCCTGTTCGAGACCGATCCGGTCACCGTCTACCGCCAGCACGCCAACCGCCTGAAAAACGCCGGTCTGTAA
- a CDS encoding ABC transporter ATP-binding protein, with the protein MSASILSARHLSKVVPSTEGELSILHDLSLELNRGDSLAIVGSSGSGKSTLLGLLAGLDLPSSGDVELAGHCLTHLDEDQRARVRAEHVGFVFQSFQLLDNLNALENVMLPLELDGRRDARERARDLLERVGLGQRLTHSPRQLSGGEQQRVAIARAFAAEPAVLFADEPTGNLDSHTGERISDLLFELNQERGATLVLVTHDERLAHRCRRLIRLEGGRLVDTVEP; encoded by the coding sequence ATGAGCGCTAGCATTCTTTCTGCGCGGCACCTTAGCAAAGTGGTACCCAGCACGGAAGGCGAGCTGAGCATCCTGCACGACCTCAGCCTTGAGCTGAACCGTGGCGACAGCCTGGCCATCGTCGGCAGCTCCGGCTCGGGCAAGTCCACCCTGCTCGGCCTCCTCGCCGGTCTCGACCTGCCTAGCAGTGGCGACGTGGAACTGGCCGGACACTGCCTGACCCATCTGGATGAAGATCAACGCGCACGCGTTCGCGCCGAACATGTGGGTTTCGTCTTCCAGTCCTTTCAGTTGCTCGACAACCTCAATGCCCTGGAAAACGTCATGCTGCCGCTGGAACTGGACGGCCGCCGCGATGCCCGCGAGCGTGCCCGCGACCTGCTGGAGCGGGTCGGCCTGGGTCAGCGCCTGACTCATTCACCCCGCCAACTGTCCGGCGGCGAACAGCAGCGCGTCGCCATTGCCCGCGCCTTTGCCGCCGAGCCGGCAGTGCTGTTTGCCGACGAACCGACCGGCAACCTCGACAGCCACACGGGCGAACGCATCAGCGACCTGCTGTTCGAGCTGAACCAGGAGCGCGGTGCGACCCTGGTACTGGTCACCCACGATGAACGCCTGGCGCATCGTTGCCGGCGTCTGATTCGCCTGGAAGGCGGCCGTCTGGTCGACACCGTGGAGCCCTGA
- the thpR gene encoding RNA 2',3'-cyclic phosphodiesterase, translating to MSAEIEPRLRLFFALPLPPALRLQVENWRNGLAIEGHLLAGSDLHLTLAFLGSQPCSSLARLKRLAAGLHAQQSFCLCLDRLQCWQGGLLHLAPGQVPAALLVLQQNLHAALAQAGFSLETRPYCPHLSLARGSRLPALVSPCAFSWQVEHFALFVSHQQADGSRYQLIGQWPLQLRTS from the coding sequence GTGTCAGCAGAGATCGAACCGCGCTTGCGACTGTTCTTTGCCCTGCCCCTGCCGCCGGCACTGCGTCTGCAGGTCGAAAACTGGCGCAATGGTCTCGCCATCGAAGGGCATCTGCTGGCCGGCAGCGACCTGCACCTGACCCTGGCTTTTCTGGGCTCCCAGCCGTGCAGCAGCCTTGCACGGCTCAAGCGCCTGGCTGCCGGCTTGCACGCGCAGCAATCCTTCTGTCTGTGCCTCGATCGGCTGCAGTGCTGGCAAGGCGGTCTCTTGCATCTGGCGCCTGGCCAGGTGCCCGCCGCGTTGCTGGTGTTGCAGCAGAACCTGCACGCCGCATTGGCACAGGCCGGTTTTTCGCTCGAAACACGCCCCTATTGCCCGCACCTGAGCCTGGCACGCGGCAGTCGACTGCCTGCGCTTGTCAGCCCTTGTGCATTCTCCTGGCAGGTCGAGCATTTCGCCCTGTTCGTCTCGCACCAACAGGCCGATGGCAGCCGCTACCAGCTCATCGGGCAATGGCCACTGCAGCTACGGACAAGCTGA